TTATTTGATTTAAATAGAATTTCAAAATTCCTTATTTAGGTCTCCCTGGCATGGCGGTTCACAAACGCGGGTGTAGAAAATTTCTTAAAACTTTGTCAAAGTCTGTTCCCATCACTGCCCTTgtataataaaactaaattttgaACTTTCATGCATCTGATTATGTatcaaagtttgaaaaaaaaaacaacttattttttgtttacaacaaTGTCATAATTTCACTTGGGTGAAATTTCAGGTTGAAGATGAAGTTGGTGAAATAGTAATGGTTCTTGTACAAAATAAGATTGATCTGATAGATGATGCAGTAGTACACACGTAAGttgtcttttgttttgaaaatgcaaGCAAAAAATTGTATAATTCTGAGTCAATCCCTGTTTGTTTCATTTACATGTAAAATTTCTGCCCCAAGCTCGAGTAATATTTCTGCTTTTTTTAAAGGTCTGAAGCAGAGGAACTTGCCAAAAAATTAAAGTTGAGATTTTACCCTACATCTGTGAAGGAAAATTTAAATGTGGAAGAAGGTAATTTTTCATTAACATTTTCTGTAATTCTGTTGTGGAAATCTAATGAAGAAATCCATAtcgtaaaattgtttttattttttttagaattacttttatagaagaAAAAGTTTCTagtttttctatagttataattaaAATTGATGTGGAATAATTTGGAAATAtgttatgcattttttaaaaccacAACATaagctgattttttaaaataggaaaGTGTGgtatttaagagaaaaaaaacattattctttCAACAAgactaaattttattatttctgttattttaaaaaaaaactcagaatATTGCTCAGATTTTTCAATCAGaataaaactaatttattggtaatggtattattttttatgtttatctgATTGAAACTGATTTGGTTGTTTAAAATTCTGTGATTACAAATCTAAATATTAAATGTACTGCATTTTAAATATCTTATATTGTAAAAATTACAGATGAAAGGACATCCTTCCTAACTCATGTGTCTTTGAATTTATGTCATCTACTTTTAGGTTTACCTTAATGCTAGTCAAGGATTAAGAAAAAGCTATTTGTAGTGGTTCTGAAATTGTTGATACTAATTCTTACAATTATAattgttgatattttgtgtTTTACTGTTATCTAGTGTTGTGTATAACTCTGTGCATTTTGTTTCCAGTCTTTAGATACTTAGCAACCAAATATCTGGAGAGGTTGAACTCTGTTGTTGATATTGAacctaaacataaaaaaattggcATAGGTAAATTATTTCTTATATGATATGTTTCCTTTAATGTAAAGATAGATCAGTATCTTAAACTTTGTTTCTTAAACATATCTATTATTAAGGCTTTTTATTCCTAAACTCCCTTTATAGATTATATTGAGTCACGAGTTCCAAATATtctatataataaattaaatgacAATACAACAATCCAGAACTCAACTGATTAAATTAAAGCTGCCCCATTCAAAGAACACAACAATTTATATCAAAATAAGGGCACAGTCCAATGTCGCTAGCACCAAAATATACGTCTTGTCCTAAGCACTGAAGTGGGTCTCTTGTCCGTTAATCTTTCTCTAAGCTATTTCAATTCtatgtttttaatgtattgGTACTAAGGAAATCCCTGAACTTCTATGTGTCTTACTATCAAGTCACTTTTAGCcaattaaaacaacatttgttgTTAGTCAATGTATGATTTGTTAATAAGACTTTGTTTCAATCCAGGTGGATCTGATGGAGGTACATTTAGTTTAACCTCAAGCAAGAAAAAAGGTTCAAGTAAAAAGTCTGTGTTGGTTCAACgttgtttagtttagtttggAATGGAATGCCACCTTGAAGGTTCTCTCATCTTTATTTATCAAACAGAATCTCCTTTTATGTTCAGAGAGAattcatttataaaattttctcttttcatttttttttaaacaaattatttactgttttgtttgtttgttaaatgtattGCTTTTTACTTCCCTAGCCTCTTTTGAATGGCTCCAAATGAAAGTAagctaaacaaaatatttactgttattgattttttgttcTTGTATTCCAAGTGATATAAAGTGGGATCTCACttggctcaaaaaaaaaagaacaacttttTTATTGCCTGTAATCAGTTGTACATGCTCTATCAATGTTATTATTTGGCATGATCAGATTTTAATTCATTGTGCTTTCTCTAGGAGCTAATCCTTATTtctgtgttttttattttttaattaattacaaaacaGTGATTCAAATATAATATGTCTATTTTCACctgtaattataatattttatcacattccagttttattttttctcctGGAGAGTTTAAGTTACATGGTTAAAActcagtttatttaaaaaattgaaaagattTCTGTTTACATTCCTCTTTTAATGATAAAGTATTTTCTGTCTCTGTTCATTGACATATAATAGTCAACCCTATTTTAGTTATTATTTGATAAATCATCTTTTGTCATTTGCTATCCTACatcttagtttatttatttttttaaatatttgtaaattcaTGACATTCCTTGTATTCGTTTTGTTTTATTGCTGTACATTGTTTGTGCATATTTTAAGAAAAGCTATTGGAAtcacatgaagaaaaaaatctcAATTTAAGTAATTAACTCAGCCTCACAAATTAAAATTGTCTTACAAAATTAAATCAAAACTTTTTAGATATAATAGCCAGATTTAGTAAGTAaacattgaatttaaaaaaaaaataattggtcaTATAGAATAAGTACActgttaaaaaatgaaatgtttccaaacttcacacaaaaatatatgcttCAACCTTTTTGTTCAGACTGTATTCAATCAGAATTTTTCACTAATTTCCCTTTGTAAGAATGTGAAGAAAGTTAAagttctaaaacaaaatgtactcaTTCTCCCAATCTAATACCATATCATTGAACCCACCTTGTATCCTTATTTCTAATTCTTTTGACAAGCTGAAAATATTTTAGCACTCACACAAAGGTATTTccagataaatattttatttatatttgattttatcatccttattattgaaattatttgatGTTACCATTGAAACTGATTTGGTTGTCTCTTTTTCAAGTATAAAATtcttagattatagatctaaatattaatgtttctagttgttttttatCAAAATCAAATTTAGTAATAAGCAATAGCTACTAACACTTGATGTCAGATATGTAACCGTAGACTTTTGAACTaggtaatttaaatatttacgttgtactaaaaaaaaaattttttttattttgttagactacctaaacaaatgtatttgaaatgagTACAACCAATATAGTGGATATTATACTATATTTGTCAACTGCTCAATTGTTAGAACATTTCTTTACTTGCCAGATTGGACTTTGTAAAACTATTTGCTGCTGCATGATggtgccagttttttttttaactaatgtACATATTGATGCATTCAATTTTGTTTCCAAATTTCGTTATCATTTGAATGATTAGCTCTGATATCATGTACAATAGTTgcacttttaaaatgtttgttttcttaatgtataattttatctttttaatttttttaaaagcatattttGTTAGTTTTCATGTTGTTATTGAATgactatttattttacattattgtatagttttattttttgctgcaattttttttaaagccaaagCAATAATGAAATTATTGAAAGCTAACATGTAGAGAATATTGAGTGccaattttattattacaattttttttttttacaggggaaaaatacaaaataactgctgaagaaaaaaatgtatacccttatatgctatttttaaaaaaagttaaaagtaaaATTTGTTAAATAGATATCTATTTTTCTGTACAATTTAATCTAATGGcttaaagaagaaataaaagagaattAACTGTTTTTTAACATACTAAATCTATTGTgaattattgtttgtttgtttttttgtctttaatacAAGAATTTAGTTAATTGATTGCATTAAGAgcttttaaagatatttaatacaAAAGTATACCAAAGTTAGCTCCTTTTTGGTAAAGTGataatttaacttttgtatgaaacatgacattcCTGCCAAAACTCTCatctatatgttttattttatgtgatTATTTTTAGGAACATATATtgtatgttatattttatatttaaaaaaattgtttcatattatataaatatatatatttttatttatttattttgattatcATCATAACATCTGGTTGGGGGCACTATATAGGTTGTGGAATTATTGTTGATATTGGTGTTTCATGAAATCATAATTTACAAGCTAtatcaatttacttttttatgagaatgaaattgtaatatttttaatagaCCAAGGGAACATTGAAAAGTTAGTTGAACTTTAAAGAATTTAAAAGTATAAGTCAAGAAAATTCTATGAATGatatactaacatattttcTTAGACTTCAAGGGtatgaaataaacaataaaaacaaaaaaagaaatatttattgaattaaaaaataaaaaacatgatTTCAGCTTTCATATGCCCAACTAAATTACAATTTAAGCCTACTTACattctaaaaattatatattgttatatatatatatatatatattaaatactatattataaattatttacataaattttTGTCAGTGCAGTGTGCTGGATTATGAGGTGTTGGTTGGACTATCAAGTCAACTGTATATATACTCGAGCAATAATACAGCAAAATTATTAACTAACTACAACTTGTTTATCATTACAAATTTGTCACCCTAAAAAACAAAGTGCTTTAAGTAATCATAACTATGGAATTTTGtgagggggagaggggggggggcttcatTGTATGGTGCTATATCAGCATTAATGTAAACTACAGTGTGATTTCtaattttctttcattcactttaaatatgtttatgcttagaatttttttaacaaaaataaatttcaaatacACATCCACAACAAAAGTCATCAACAAGTAGATCATGTAtgctttttacattttaattgtatTGTTGGAATGAATTTGATACTTACATTCTTGCTTCTGAAGAATTTATCAACATTCTTGATCAAAGCAATTGTTACTTTATCAGTTTAGAAACTTTATCAGTTTAGAAAGATATGTTTATATAGATAGTTATTTATCTACTTTATGTATAAACTGTCAGGTGTTTCATTCATCTTTCTATTTCATAGTTCAATAACCTAcagaataatatttaatatatataattctaaatttatatttataatttttttttgtaaacttcaCAAATCAGCTGaatgaaaatgtaatttttgcCATTATCCTAATGTATGATTtgattgttaattaaaaaaaaatatgaacaaagaAATGTACTTACCTTATGGACCATTAAATTTTAGCTATtatttttagttctttttttaaatttaaaatatgttcaTGTTTAGTACctatttgttttatagttttgtattttcttatttcaacaagaaaatgttacaactttgacaatattttattagaataattttCAGTTAATGCCAGTCATCACATATTGtctcaataaataaaatgtacatttctttCACT
The DNA window shown above is from Biomphalaria glabrata chromosome 5, xgBioGlab47.1, whole genome shotgun sequence and carries:
- the LOC106061671 gene encoding ras-related protein Rab-23-like; amino-acid sequence: MREEEVEVAIKVVVVGNGAVGKSSMIQRYCKGIFTRDYKKTIGVDFLERQIEIDGEEVRLMLWDTAGQEEFDAITKAYYRGAQACVLTFSTLDRESFEAIESWKKKVEDEVGEIVMVLVQNKIDLIDDAVVHTSEAEELAKKLKLRFYPTSVKENLNVEEVFRYLATKYLERLNSVVDIEPKHKKIGIGGSDGGTFSLTSSKKKGSSKKSVLVQRCLV